TAATCCACCGTTCGATCCATGAAGTAACGGTCGTGAGAGACAACCAGAATACAACCTCCGTATTCCGAAAGAAATTCCTCCAAGACGGAAAGGGTCCGTATGTCCAAGTCGTTTGTAGGTTCGTCAAGAATCAGAAAGTTCGGATTGGTCATCAGAATGGAAACGAGATAGAGTCTTCTTTTTTCTCCGCCGGATAAATTTTTGATAAAGTTCGCTTGGAGCCTTCCGTCAAAAAGAAAAAGTTCGAGCATGTCTGCGGCGCTCAAAATCGAACCGTCGCTCATCTTCACGGAAACCCCGCATTCTTTTTTGATATATTCGATCACTCGCATATCTCCGGAAAGTTCACGGGATACCTGATCGAAATAGCCGAAACTCGTATTCATTCCGATGCTAACGTCTCCGGAATCGGGAGTTTCTCTTCCGGTGATTAGATTGAGCAAAGTGGATTTACCGGCACCGTTCGGACCTACAACACCGATTCGTTCGCCGTTCTTAAACGTATAGGAAAACCCTTGGATCAAAGGAGACTTGTATGACTTCGTCAGATTTTTCAATTCAAGAATTTTTTTACCAAGTCTTCTGCCGGAAACCGAAAAATCCAAAACGATTTCTTTTCCCGTTTTTTTCCGGTTCATCACTTCGAGTGCGCGATCCGTTCTTCCTTTTTGTTTTGTTCCCCGCGCCTTCGGTTGTCTTCGCAACCATTCCAATTCCTTTTTGAGAAAACGTTTTTCTTTGTGTTCCGTTTTTTCTTTTATGATTTCAGCCTCGGCTTTTTTTTCGAGATAGAAACCGAAGTTACCCGGAAAAGAAAATAAATTTCCGTTTTCGAGTTCTATGATTCGATCGGTGACCTCTTCCAAAAAGTAACGATCGTGAGTCACAAGAAGAACCGCTTTTTTTGTTTCAGTCAGATAATCCTGAAGCCAGACGATCGTATCGACATCCAGGTGATTGGTAGGTTCGTCCAAAACGAGAAGATTCGATTCTTCCATGAGAGTTTGGACAAGCGCCACTTTCTTGAGCATTCCGCCGGAAAGAGAATTCATCTTCAAGGTAAGATCGGGAAGATCCAATTCCTTCAAAAGAGATCGGAACCAAGCCTCGAGTTCCCAAGCACCCAGTCGATCCATCTCCTGCATGATTCGTTCATATTCCCTTTCGACTTCGGGATCTCCGGATCCTAGTTTTTCACAAAGGTCTTCATAGGTGCGGATGGTAGTTAGGATCGGACTTTTGCTGGAAAAGATATGTTCTAAGATCGTATGTTCGGGTTGATAAACCGGCGATTGAGAAAGGACCGCGATCTGAAGAATTTTGTTTTTGAGAATTTGTCCCGAATCCGGAACATCCAATCCGGCGAGCATCTTGAGAAGAGTCGATTTTCCGGAACCGTTGATCCCGAGAATTCCGATCTTTTCCCCTTCGTTGATACCGAAACTGATTTGATTAAAAAGGACCTTATCACCGATCTCTTTGGATATCTTATCTACGGAAATTAAATTCATGGGACAGTTGCAGAGTCCCTATCGGAGCGCAAGAGGACAAGTGTTTTTA
This window of the Leptospira stimsonii genome carries:
- a CDS encoding ABC-F family ATP-binding cassette domain-containing protein, which gives rise to MNLISVDKISKEIGDKVLFNQISFGINEGEKIGILGINGSGKSTLLKMLAGLDVPDSGQILKNKILQIAVLSQSPVYQPEHTILEHIFSSKSPILTTIRTYEDLCEKLGSGDPEVEREYERIMQEMDRLGAWELEAWFRSLLKELDLPDLTLKMNSLSGGMLKKVALVQTLMEESNLLVLDEPTNHLDVDTIVWLQDYLTETKKAVLLVTHDRYFLEEVTDRIIELENGNLFSFPGNFGFYLEKKAEAEIIKEKTEHKEKRFLKKELEWLRRQPKARGTKQKGRTDRALEVMNRKKTGKEIVLDFSVSGRRLGKKILELKNLTKSYKSPLIQGFSYTFKNGERIGVVGPNGAGKSTLLNLITGRETPDSGDVSIGMNTSFGYFDQVSRELSGDMRVIEYIKKECGVSVKMSDGSILSAADMLELFLFDGRLQANFIKNLSGGEKRRLYLVSILMTNPNFLILDEPTNDLDIRTLSVLEEFLSEYGGCILVVSHDRYFMDRTVDYLFVFQGNGVIEKFPGNYSEYLEYKNYLIKQKDKKNQDGEVKESEPEKPKSPKKGLNFQQKKELESLEEEIAVLEKEEQVLTKILQSGTGKPEDLVVSGNRLSEIHSILPVKLERWEELQNLL